A single Methanothrix sp. DNA region contains:
- a CDS encoding translin family protein: protein MKPENESPGNDLDDLIDTLLKHFDEKDAAREESLRLSRIVIRLSSTAIRAVHRRERSEAERLLREAREHLSAIKDLLATHHDVRYSGFVDDAEQEFVEASALFSLIFEGRMPTHEDLDVDPVSYLGGLGDLTGELRRSILEFIRNGRPEDGEVLLEIMEEIYHMLMRFDYPEAIMRGLRRKTDLARSMIERTRGDITNALQIQALERHLSLLEDKLKGSYSDL, encoded by the coding sequence ATGAAGCCAGAAAATGAATCACCCGGAAACGATCTGGATGATCTCATAGATACGCTTCTCAAACACTTCGATGAGAAGGATGCTGCCAGGGAAGAGTCGCTGAGGCTCTCCAGAATCGTGATCAGATTGTCATCAACAGCCATACGCGCCGTTCACAGAAGAGAGCGGAGCGAGGCGGAGCGTCTCCTCAGAGAGGCGCGTGAGCACCTCAGCGCTATAAAGGACCTCTTGGCCACGCATCATGACGTGAGGTACTCAGGATTTGTGGACGATGCTGAGCAGGAGTTCGTTGAGGCGAGCGCTCTCTTCTCCCTGATATTCGAGGGGAGGATGCCAACGCATGAGGATCTCGATGTCGATCCGGTAAGCTATCTCGGCGGCCTTGGCGATCTGACGGGCGAGCTCAGGCGGAGCATACTGGAATTCATAAGAAACGGCAGACCTGAGGATGGTGAGGTTCTCCTCGAGATAATGGAGGAGATCTACCACATGCTCATGAGGTTCGATTACCCTGAGGCGATAATGCGCGGGCTCCGCCGGAAGACGGATCTGGCGAGGTCGATGATAGAGAGGACGCGCGGTGATATAACAAACGCCCTCCAGATACAGGCCCTGGAGAGGCACCTCTCCCTCCTGGAGGATAAGCTTAAAGGCTCGTACTCAGATCTGTAG
- the prf1 gene encoding peptide chain release factor aRF-1, protein MEISAQEKYEFKRLLDELRSKSGRGTELISLYIPPDKQISDVMAQLREEHGQAANIKSKLTRTNVQSALESAMARLRLIPRAPENGVVLFIGAVDIGGNRTDMYTKVIEPPEPITTYRYHCDSSFLLTPLEDMLSEKKTFGLIVLDRREATIGILKGKRIEPLKHLTSTVPGKQRKGGQSSHRFQQLRLIAIHDFYKRIGEAANDAFLSIDPKELQGILIGGPSPTKEEFVAGNFLHHELQKKILDAFDVSYTDEAGLSELVEAAQDRLLDLELTQEKLAMRRFMKELVSDKGLASYGEKEVRQNLALGAVDLLLLSEELRKTRVKVRCQNQSCDYSDERTRTPSSPAIGTCPKCGSPLTITEEVDLITELSQLAEQSGAAVRIISTDFEEGAQLLHAFGGIAAVLRYKTSHR, encoded by the coding sequence ATGGAGATCTCTGCACAGGAAAAGTACGAGTTCAAGCGTCTGCTGGATGAGCTCAGATCAAAATCGGGAAGGGGCACAGAGCTCATCTCCCTGTACATACCCCCCGACAAGCAGATATCGGATGTGATGGCCCAGCTCAGGGAGGAGCACGGCCAGGCTGCCAACATAAAGTCGAAGCTCACGAGGACCAATGTCCAGAGCGCACTGGAGTCAGCGATGGCCAGGCTCAGGCTCATCCCGAGAGCCCCCGAGAACGGCGTCGTGCTCTTCATAGGCGCTGTGGACATCGGTGGCAACAGGACAGACATGTACACAAAGGTCATAGAGCCGCCGGAGCCGATCACCACATACCGCTACCACTGCGATTCATCGTTTCTCCTCACGCCGCTTGAGGACATGCTATCTGAGAAGAAGACATTCGGTCTGATAGTTCTCGACAGGAGAGAGGCGACCATAGGCATACTCAAGGGAAAGAGGATCGAGCCTCTGAAGCATCTCACATCCACAGTTCCTGGAAAGCAGAGGAAGGGGGGTCAGTCTTCTCACAGGTTCCAGCAGCTGAGGCTCATAGCGATCCACGACTTCTACAAGAGGATCGGGGAGGCGGCGAACGATGCGTTTCTTAGCATAGATCCTAAGGAGCTGCAGGGCATACTCATAGGCGGTCCATCCCCGACGAAGGAGGAGTTCGTCGCCGGGAACTTCCTGCATCACGAGCTCCAGAAGAAGATACTGGATGCGTTCGATGTATCCTACACAGATGAGGCAGGCCTCTCGGAGCTCGTCGAGGCTGCGCAGGACAGGCTTCTGGACCTTGAGCTCACCCAGGAGAAGCTGGCCATGCGACGCTTCATGAAAGAGCTCGTAAGCGATAAAGGTCTCGCATCATACGGAGAGAAAGAGGTGCGTCAGAACCTCGCACTGGGCGCGGTGGATCTCCTTCTCCTCTCTGAGGAGCTCAGAAAGACCAGGGTCAAGGTCAGATGCCAGAACCAGAGCTGTGATTACTCTGATGAGAGAACAAGAACACCATCGTCCCCGGCGATAGGGACATGCCCCAAGTGCGGCTCGCCCCTCACGATAACGGAGGAGGTGGATCTGATAACAGAGCTCTCCCAGCTGGCGGAACAGAGCGGAGCAGCTGTGAGGATCATATCCACAGACTTCGAGGAGGGCGCGCAGCTCCTGCATGCCTTCGGCGGGATCGCGGCTGTGCTGAGGTACAAGACATCGCACCGCTGA
- a CDS encoding metallophosphoesterase: protein MSIEDLQEHLIKRFDFLLGSIYIKETKTCVLSDIHIGLEDELFAQGLVFPLREREELLRRIDAVLERFNPRKFILAGDVVHSFGRADQRIRKKLELILNRIRSSCELILVSGTHDGMLPYMGYRAQSRYDDGGYTVSHGDEDLMEHGHLIIGHEHPVLDVEMMRIPCYLFGRGIMDGMDIMVLPAFNLLCQGVAVNHIESSDLLSPLLRRIDTGELHPVVEMEGEVMVFPEIRRM, encoded by the coding sequence GTGAGCATCGAGGATCTGCAAGAGCATCTGATTAAAAGGTTCGATTTTCTTCTCGGATCGATCTATATTAAAGAGACGAAGACCTGTGTGCTCTCTGATATTCACATAGGTCTGGAGGATGAGCTCTTCGCCCAGGGTCTCGTCTTCCCGCTGAGGGAGCGCGAGGAGCTTCTGCGAAGGATTGATGCAGTGCTAGAGAGATTCAATCCCAGGAAGTTCATTCTCGCCGGCGATGTGGTGCACTCATTCGGACGGGCTGATCAGAGGATACGAAAGAAACTTGAGCTCATATTAAATAGAATTCGTTCGTCATGTGAGCTGATTCTCGTTTCAGGCACACATGACGGGATGCTGCCATACATGGGATACAGAGCTCAGAGCAGATATGATGATGGCGGGTACACGGTATCTCATGGTGATGAGGACCTGATGGAGCACGGCCATCTGATAATTGGCCACGAGCATCCGGTGCTGGATGTGGAGATGATGCGCATACCGTGCTACCTCTTCGGCAGGGGTATCATGGACGGCATGGACATCATGGTGCTGCCTGCTTTCAACCTGCTATGCCAGGGTGTGGCTGTGAACCATATCGAGAGCTCCGATCTGCTCTCACCCCTGCTCAGGAGGATTGACACCGGGGAGCTCCATCCTGTGGTCGAGATGGAGGGGGAGGTGATGGTCTTCCCGGAGATCAGGCGCATGTAG
- the rpiA gene encoding ribose-5-phosphate isomerase RpiA, protein MNTERRPESNIDEKKLAGESAASLVRDGMVVGLGTGSTVAWTIRAIGRMVDDGLDVLGVPTSYQSEALAIECGIPLTTLSQNPVLDLAIDGVDQIDTRMNAIKGGGAAHTREKVVSIAARRFVVVADGSKYVEVLSRPVPVEVLPFAARVVERELMRIGGSPVIRQARMKDGPVITDNGNFVMDVSFGEIRDPVSLSQEISQIPGVVEHGIFTKIDELHLARHGRVEVIRRDDL, encoded by the coding sequence ATCAATACGGAGAGAAGGCCTGAGAGCAACATCGATGAAAAAAAGCTCGCCGGCGAGTCTGCTGCATCGCTCGTCAGGGATGGCATGGTCGTGGGCCTCGGCACAGGCTCCACGGTCGCATGGACGATCAGAGCGATCGGGAGGATGGTGGATGATGGCCTCGATGTTCTTGGCGTTCCAACATCCTATCAGTCAGAGGCGCTGGCGATAGAGTGCGGGATTCCGCTGACAACACTGTCACAAAATCCGGTGCTGGACCTGGCCATAGACGGCGTCGATCAGATCGATACAAGAATGAACGCCATCAAGGGCGGAGGTGCGGCGCACACCAGAGAGAAGGTGGTATCGATCGCCGCCAGGCGTTTCGTGGTTGTGGCAGATGGATCGAAGTATGTGGAGGTGCTGAGCAGACCAGTTCCTGTAGAGGTGCTGCCCTTCGCGGCAAGGGTCGTCGAGCGGGAGCTCATGAGGATCGGCGGGTCCCCTGTGATCCGTCAGGCCCGTATGAAAGATGGGCCGGTGATCACTGACAACGGGAACTTTGTGATGGACGTATCATTCGGAGAGATCAGGGATCCTGTCTCTCTATCTCAGGAGATATCGCAGATACCGGGGGTTGTCGAGCACGGGATATTCACGAAGATAGATGAGCTTCACCTCGCGCGTCACGGGAGGGTGGAGGTGATCAGGAGAGATGATCTCTGA
- a CDS encoding permease → MFYDNLAVAINFFMKIALELTVLFIGVTFLVGLLHEYVPEESVKRALGGRNVVAGSVLGAGFGALTPFCSCSTIPLLLGMLNAGVPFAACMSFLFSSPLLNPVILSLFVVLLGWRVALLYLTITFVVAVSAGLLLDALGFESQVRSVAFVRDDQHARDAGSRIRRSADFALTLFRQLMPYLLLGAGIGAFIYGFVPSDLVVKVAGRDNPLAIPAAALIGIPLYIRAETILPIGLALIEKGMSVGAVLALVIGGAGASIPELSLLSAMFEKRLLAAFVLTILTTAVSAGYLTNLL, encoded by the coding sequence GTGTTTTATGACAATTTGGCGGTGGCCATAAATTTCTTTATGAAGATCGCATTGGAATTGACCGTTTTGTTCATAGGCGTGACATTTCTCGTAGGACTCCTTCACGAGTACGTACCTGAGGAGAGTGTAAAGAGAGCTCTTGGGGGCAGGAATGTTGTTGCAGGAAGCGTTTTAGGCGCGGGTTTTGGAGCACTCACGCCGTTCTGTTCCTGCTCAACAATACCGCTGCTTCTTGGTATGCTCAATGCCGGCGTGCCCTTTGCAGCTTGTATGTCATTCTTGTTCTCTTCACCGCTGCTAAATCCCGTGATACTATCGCTCTTCGTTGTGCTGCTTGGATGGAGGGTTGCTCTGCTGTACCTCACAATAACCTTCGTGGTTGCTGTTTCAGCCGGCCTGCTACTGGATGCCCTTGGCTTCGAGTCGCAGGTGAGATCTGTGGCTTTCGTGAGGGATGATCAGCATGCACGGGATGCAGGATCGAGGATACGCAGATCGGCGGATTTCGCCCTAACGCTCTTCCGCCAGCTCATGCCGTATCTTCTGCTTGGTGCGGGCATTGGTGCGTTCATCTACGGTTTTGTGCCGTCAGATCTCGTAGTTAAGGTTGCTGGGCGGGATAACCCTCTTGCGATCCCCGCGGCTGCCCTCATCGGCATTCCTCTCTATATCAGGGCAGAGACGATCCTTCCAATCGGCCTGGCTCTCATCGAGAAGGGCATGAGCGTCGGGGCTGTGCTCGCGCTCGTCATAGGTGGTGCTGGAGCAAGCATTCCGGAGCTCTCCTTGCTGTCAGCTATGTTCGAGAAGAGGTTGCTTGCGGCATTTGTGCTCACCATCCTCACCACAGCAGTGAGTGCAGGTTACCTGACAAACCTGCTGTAG
- a CDS encoding S-methyl-5-thioribose-1-phosphate isomerase, translating to MISESRTIWWDDGIKTIDQTRLPAELVVITIRSVKELVNAITSLKIRGAPALGAAGGYGVALAAMRSRFPDRDGVLHEMEIAAEMIKGSRPTAINLSWGVERVLRAARSGEVADEVREIALREAERIAEEDLVINKMIGKHGARLLSDGDRVLTHCNAGRLACVGWGTALGVIRQAVLDGKEIHVYACETRPLNQGSRLTAWELMEDGIDVTLVCDSASGILMRRGMIDSVIVGADRITRDAVFNKIGTYTHAVLAKAHGVPFYVAAPLSTFDASHDESEIVIEERSGDELRRLGDSRLAPDGVKVYNPAFDATPLELVSAIVTEKGVFRPPLMPPGI from the coding sequence ATGATCTCTGAGTCCAGGACCATCTGGTGGGATGATGGTATAAAAACCATCGACCAGACCAGGCTTCCTGCGGAGCTTGTCGTGATCACGATCAGAAGCGTGAAGGAGCTCGTAAACGCGATCACCTCCCTAAAGATACGCGGCGCGCCCGCGCTCGGCGCTGCCGGTGGGTACGGCGTCGCCCTTGCAGCGATGAGGTCCAGATTTCCTGACAGGGATGGTGTGCTGCACGAGATGGAGATCGCTGCGGAGATGATTAAAGGCTCCAGGCCCACAGCGATCAACCTCTCATGGGGAGTCGAGAGGGTTCTGAGAGCTGCCCGGTCGGGAGAGGTCGCTGATGAGGTTCGCGAGATCGCGCTTCGCGAGGCTGAGAGGATCGCCGAGGAGGATCTGGTCATCAATAAAATGATCGGCAAACATGGCGCAAGGCTCCTGAGCGATGGCGACAGGGTTCTGACGCACTGCAACGCCGGCAGGCTTGCCTGCGTCGGCTGGGGTACCGCGCTCGGAGTGATACGCCAGGCCGTGCTGGATGGGAAGGAGATTCATGTTTACGCCTGTGAGACCAGACCCCTGAACCAGGGATCGAGGCTCACCGCCTGGGAGCTGATGGAGGACGGCATAGATGTGACCCTGGTGTGCGACAGCGCATCCGGCATCCTAATGCGCAGGGGCATGATCGACAGTGTGATAGTGGGAGCTGACAGGATCACGAGGGATGCGGTCTTCAACAAGATAGGAACATACACGCACGCTGTTCTCGCTAAAGCACACGGAGTTCCATTCTATGTGGCAGCGCCGCTTTCAACCTTCGATGCATCACACGATGAGAGCGAGATAGTGATCGAGGAGAGAAGCGGAGATGAGCTCAGACGTCTAGGAGACTCAAGGCTTGCGCCGGATGGCGTTAAGGTTTACAATCCTGCGTTCGACGCCACACCGCTTGAGCTCGTCAGTGCGATAGTAACTGAGAAGGGAGTGTTCAGGCCACCGCTCATGCCTCCTGGGATTTAG
- the sepS gene encoding O-phosphoserine--tRNA ligase: protein MKFDPAEIREAAEKDFDSAWKRGVDYLERPSLERIYPRRSYLHGRPHPVFETIQRLREAYLRMGFTEMMNPVIVDAQEVYRQFGSEALAVLDRCFYLAGLPRPDVGISESRLSMIRSILGRDITAEEIEALREVLHSYKKGAVEGDDLVPEISKAINASDSQVSMMLESVFPEFRELKPEPTSRTLRSHMTSGWFISLSNLWYRSPLPVRLFSVDRCFRREQSEDAARLMSYHSASCVVMDEEMSVDEGKAISEGLLSQFGFENFRFRPDEKRSKYYVPGTQIEVYAYHPGLVGSETKYGSGWVEIATFGVYSPTALAQYDIPYPVLNLGLGVERLAMILYGSKDVRALSYPQLQPDWSLKPIEIARMIHVDKSPMTPTGKEIARSIVETCVRYGNTPSPCEFDAWEGELFGRKVRVSVVEPEENTKLCGPAYLNEIVVYRNEILGIPRTPKWEAAFEEGVQTGIRFIDAFAELAAHEIEIATIEGRDSETRVRIVRTAGEINVRIDPALERYITSYKKRIDIRGPVFTTVRSKLLQGDQYGEKA from the coding sequence ATGAAGTTCGACCCGGCCGAGATCAGAGAGGCTGCTGAAAAGGACTTTGATAGCGCCTGGAAGCGTGGCGTTGACTATCTCGAGAGACCCTCGCTGGAGCGGATCTATCCGAGGAGGAGCTATTTGCACGGAAGACCTCATCCCGTCTTCGAGACAATCCAGAGGCTGAGAGAGGCGTACCTGCGCATGGGGTTCACGGAGATGATGAACCCTGTTATAGTGGATGCGCAGGAAGTCTACAGGCAGTTCGGATCCGAGGCGCTTGCTGTTCTTGACAGATGCTTTTACCTTGCAGGCCTCCCCAGGCCGGATGTTGGCATCTCAGAGAGCAGGCTCTCGATGATCAGGTCGATACTGGGAAGGGATATCACCGCTGAGGAGATAGAGGCTCTCAGAGAGGTCCTGCACAGCTACAAGAAGGGAGCTGTGGAGGGGGACGACCTGGTTCCAGAGATATCTAAAGCTATCAACGCATCGGACTCCCAGGTCTCGATGATGCTCGAGAGCGTATTTCCGGAGTTCAGAGAGCTCAAACCGGAGCCCACAAGCAGGACACTCAGAAGCCACATGACCTCTGGGTGGTTCATATCGCTCTCGAACCTCTGGTACAGGTCGCCCCTGCCTGTACGTCTATTCTCTGTGGACAGATGCTTCAGAAGGGAGCAGTCGGAGGACGCAGCCCGCCTCATGTCCTACCACTCAGCGAGCTGCGTCGTGATGGACGAGGAGATGTCGGTTGATGAGGGAAAGGCGATCTCGGAGGGTCTCCTGAGCCAGTTCGGCTTCGAGAACTTCAGGTTCAGGCCGGACGAGAAACGCTCCAAGTACTATGTCCCTGGCACGCAGATAGAGGTCTATGCCTACCATCCAGGCCTTGTGGGATCTGAGACAAAGTACGGGAGCGGCTGGGTCGAGATAGCAACATTCGGGGTGTACTCACCGACTGCGCTTGCCCAGTACGATATTCCATATCCTGTTCTTAACCTGGGGCTCGGCGTTGAGCGCCTGGCGATGATACTCTACGGATCGAAGGACGTGCGCGCGCTCTCCTATCCGCAGCTGCAGCCCGACTGGAGCCTGAAGCCTATCGAGATAGCCAGGATGATACATGTGGATAAGAGCCCAATGACACCTACAGGGAAAGAGATCGCGAGATCGATCGTGGAGACGTGTGTGAGGTACGGAAATACCCCGTCGCCGTGTGAGTTCGACGCGTGGGAGGGGGAGCTCTTCGGCCGGAAGGTCAGGGTCTCTGTGGTCGAGCCGGAGGAGAACACGAAGCTCTGCGGTCCAGCTTACCTGAATGAGATCGTGGTGTACAGGAATGAGATTCTCGGAATACCGAGAACGCCGAAGTGGGAGGCAGCCTTCGAGGAGGGCGTCCAGACCGGCATAAGATTCATAGATGCGTTCGCTGAGCTGGCAGCACATGAGATCGAGATCGCGACCATTGAGGGCAGGGATTCCGAGACCAGGGTGAGGATTGTGAGGACCGCGGGCGAGATAAATGTCAGAATCGATCCGGCGCTGGAGAGGTACATCACCAGCTACAAGAAACGGATAGACATCCGCGGGCCGGTGTTCACGACCGTGCGCTCAAAGCTGCTGCAGGGGGATCAATACGGAGAGAAGGCCTGA
- a CDS encoding SufD family Fe-S cluster assembly protein: MSDIAERARKALGKKATYGPDVDLEKYDVEAKPHEEVQSLEEVPEDVKKAALGVGVSLEKEVGGAYIQMDQTPVVARSSTEGIEVLDIATALKKYDGLKDYWWKLVPVDQDKYTADVALHPPAGYFLRAKRGAKTIFPLKSCLYLGQTNLNQRVHNIIIAEEGSELHVITGCTTPSHVQRGLHIGVSEFFIKKGAHVSFTMIHNWGREVEVRPRTAIYMEEGATLSNNYICLTPAKTLQTYPKAVLDGPGAVASFNTVLYAKEGHLDTGSEVVLRAPRCSADSITRAVSVGGEIITRGKMIGEVPDVKAHLECVGLILSEKGRIDSIPELDGRCGGLDMSHEAAVGKISEQELEYLMARGLTKDQATGVIVRGFLDVEIKGLPESLREELRRITQLQELHGGS, translated from the coding sequence ATGTCCGACATAGCTGAGAGGGCGAGGAAGGCTCTGGGCAAGAAGGCGACCTACGGCCCGGACGTGGATCTCGAGAAGTACGATGTCGAGGCGAAGCCGCATGAAGAGGTTCAGAGCCTCGAGGAGGTACCGGAGGATGTCAAAAAGGCAGCGCTGGGCGTTGGCGTGAGTCTGGAGAAAGAGGTCGGCGGCGCATACATCCAGATGGATCAGACGCCTGTGGTCGCGAGATCCTCCACAGAGGGGATCGAGGTGCTGGATATAGCCACTGCCCTGAAGAAGTATGATGGGCTGAAGGATTACTGGTGGAAGCTTGTGCCTGTGGACCAGGACAAGTACACAGCAGATGTTGCGCTTCACCCCCCTGCAGGGTACTTCCTGAGGGCGAAGAGGGGCGCGAAGACGATATTCCCGCTGAAGAGCTGTCTCTATCTCGGGCAGACGAACCTGAATCAGAGAGTGCATAACATAATTATAGCGGAGGAGGGCAGCGAGCTTCATGTAATAACAGGATGCACGACGCCCAGCCATGTGCAGAGGGGTCTGCACATCGGCGTGTCTGAGTTCTTCATAAAGAAGGGCGCGCACGTCAGCTTCACAATGATCCACAACTGGGGGCGTGAGGTCGAGGTCAGGCCCAGGACAGCAATATACATGGAGGAGGGCGCCACCCTCTCGAACAACTACATCTGCCTGACGCCTGCGAAGACCCTGCAGACATACCCGAAGGCAGTACTGGATGGGCCAGGAGCGGTAGCAAGCTTCAACACCGTCCTCTATGCGAAGGAGGGGCACCTCGACACAGGCAGTGAGGTCGTGCTCAGGGCGCCCAGATGCAGCGCCGACTCCATAACAAGAGCGGTCTCGGTCGGCGGTGAGATAATAACCCGCGGGAAGATGATCGGAGAGGTGCCTGATGTCAAGGCGCATCTCGAATGCGTCGGGCTGATACTCTCCGAGAAGGGGAGGATCGACTCCATACCGGAGCTTGACGGCAGATGCGGCGGCCTCGACATGTCTCATGAGGCTGCTGTCGGCAAGATCTCAGAGCAGGAGCTTGAGTACCTCATGGCGAGGGGCCTGACGAAGGATCAGGCGACCGGCGTCATAGTCAGAGGTTTCCTGGACGTGGAGATAAAGGGCCTGCCGGAGTCCCTCAGGGAGGAGCTGAGGAGGATAACGCAGCTCCAGGAGCTGCATGGAGGATCATGA
- a CDS encoding ABC transporter ATP-binding protein, whose protein sequence is MLEIEDLHVSIGGRMVLKGINLKIDRGENHALFGPNGCGKTTLLNTIAGVPRYVVESGRILFKGKDITYLPMDERARMGIGIAFQSPPAIRGLKLKDLIKLCNPQANPEKVLREMNFLEFADREVNRGFSGGEIKRSEMAQLLAQRPELVMLDEPDSGVDLENIKLIGRAINKLTEKDTKPSKRIRSGIIITHFGHILDYISVDKAHVMLEGTIVCTGSPREILEQIKTRGYEGCARCLCPT, encoded by the coding sequence CTGCTTGAGATAGAGGATCTGCATGTCAGCATCGGCGGCCGTATGGTTCTGAAGGGCATAAACCTCAAGATCGATCGTGGAGAGAATCATGCCCTCTTCGGGCCGAACGGCTGCGGCAAGACCACGCTGCTCAATACAATAGCAGGCGTGCCCAGATATGTCGTGGAGAGCGGGAGGATACTGTTCAAAGGGAAGGATATCACCTATTTGCCGATGGATGAACGGGCCAGGATGGGGATAGGGATCGCGTTTCAGAGCCCGCCTGCGATAAGGGGGCTGAAGCTGAAGGATCTCATAAAGCTGTGCAACCCCCAGGCAAACCCGGAGAAGGTGCTGAGGGAGATGAACTTCCTGGAGTTCGCGGATCGCGAGGTCAACCGCGGGTTCTCCGGAGGGGAGATCAAGAGATCCGAGATGGCCCAGCTGCTTGCGCAGAGGCCGGAGCTTGTGATGCTGGATGAGCCTGATTCGGGAGTGGATCTGGAGAACATAAAGCTCATCGGGAGGGCGATAAACAAGCTCACCGAGAAGGACACGAAGCCCAGCAAGAGGATCCGGTCTGGGATAATAATAACACACTTCGGCCATATACTCGATTACATCTCGGTAGACAAAGCACATGTGATGCTTGAGGGCACGATCGTCTGCACAGGCAGCCCGAGGGAGATACTGGAGCAGATCAAGACAAGAGGATACGAGGGGTGTGCCAGGTGCCTATGTCCGACATAG
- a CDS encoding toll/interleukin-1 receptor domain-containing protein, with amino-acid sequence MISKIYISHSQSDADLAGDLSSALYRIFIDTLTSQFRYHRGISRGERASFGIRSSECFVPIVTSNSIFSRTVNMEIGFARAIDHLIIPIAENGVEMPFFIEDIVPITFSSGTFANAVADLIRIVRSLTRLEWLRVRCPICGEEMTQYLTPQENVDRAISENRYLETACSFCEASISLDPRTFSPIAD; translated from the coding sequence ATGATCTCCAAGATATACATATCTCACAGCCAGTCTGACGCTGATCTTGCGGGGGATCTCAGCTCTGCGCTGTATCGCATCTTTATCGATACGCTCACATCTCAGTTCAGATACCATCGCGGCATCTCCAGGGGAGAGCGGGCATCCTTCGGCATAAGATCATCGGAATGCTTTGTGCCCATAGTGACATCAAACTCGATATTCTCCAGAACGGTCAACATGGAGATCGGGTTTGCCAGGGCGATAGATCATCTCATAATTCCGATCGCAGAGAACGGAGTGGAGATGCCATTCTTCATAGAGGATATTGTACCCATCACGTTCTCATCAGGCACATTCGCGAACGCTGTGGCGGATCTGATAAGAATCGTCAGATCCCTCACCAGGCTGGAGTGGCTCAGGGTCAGGTGCCCGATATGCGGAGAGGAGATGACTCAGTACCTCACGCCTCAGGAGAATGTGGACCGCGCAATAAGCGAGAACAGGTACCTTGAGACAGCATGCTCTTTCTGTGAGGCTTCGATCTCACTCGACCCGAGGACGTTCTCGCCCATTGCGGATTGA
- a CDS encoding sugar phosphate isomerase/epimerase family protein, producing the protein MISFSSSALVDRPFDWAYQLEDLGYTGWEIVCEGMQRLTEENVDEARKIAETTDLVITLHLPYSDLNLASVNQPIWEESVRQMKSCLTLAADFAELAVVHPGHLSPLGTQVPDRAWEQNILGIRSICDHAEDLGITIAVENMVNIPTLLGRAPFEIVGIIDTVDRENLGFTLDVGHANTNGNLKEFLQLKDRISHIHIHDNHGERDEHLPVGSGTVDWQMVFSSLNGYRGRYVTEARSLVQGQTSLSRIRRFM; encoded by the coding sequence ATGATAAGTTTCTCCTCAAGCGCGCTGGTGGACAGGCCGTTCGACTGGGCGTACCAGCTTGAGGATTTAGGATACACGGGCTGGGAGATCGTCTGCGAGGGAATGCAGCGGCTCACCGAAGAGAATGTGGATGAGGCGAGGAAGATAGCGGAGACCACGGATCTGGTTATAACACTGCATCTGCCCTACTCTGATCTGAACCTCGCATCGGTGAACCAGCCGATATGGGAGGAGAGCGTCAGGCAGATGAAGAGCTGCCTGACACTGGCAGCGGATTTCGCAGAGCTTGCAGTCGTTCACCCGGGACATCTCTCCCCTCTCGGGACGCAGGTGCCGGACCGCGCGTGGGAGCAGAACATTCTCGGGATAAGGAGCATATGCGATCATGCAGAGGATCTGGGAATCACAATTGCTGTCGAGAACATGGTCAACATACCCACACTCCTGGGAAGGGCGCCGTTCGAGATCGTCGGAATCATTGACACAGTCGACAGGGAGAACCTCGGGTTCACGCTCGATGTGGGCCACGCAAACACAAACGGGAACCTGAAGGAGTTTCTGCAGCTCAAAGACAGGATATCACACATCCACATACATGACAACCACGGGGAGAGGGATGAGCACCTTCCTGTCGGCTCAGGGACCGTTGATTGGCAGATGGTATTCTCCTCGCTAAACGGATACAGAGGCAGGTACGTCACAGAGGCCAGATCCCTCGTACAGGGTCAGACGAGCCTGAGCAGGATAAGAAGGTTCATGTAA